The segment tttacttaaaggcatggacacctttggtagttgacaaacctgtgaaaatttgaactcaattggtcgtcaaagttttgagataataatgaaagaaaaaacacacccttgtcacaaaaagttgtgcactttcagatgctacaatcccggccatatctcgttgggcccccctgcccccttttaatgttggttccatttgccgactgtgttccgaattacagtcaacattgccgactgtgttccgaattacagtcaacattgccgactgtgttccgaattacagtcaacattgccgactgtgttccgaattacagtcaacattgccGACTGTGTTCCGAATTATAGTAAACATTGAGCGGGCGCggggggcgggcaaatgttttgaatgtgaatgggaatgggaagtgcacagggaactgttgtattaggaaagggtggcccaagcattttggccgggattgtagaaaGAAAGTACCCCTGTGCTTTGTTGAGCATTCATCAGTGCTTTACGGTTTTGCAAAACCCTCCATATACTACGATGTCATCTCATTTGTGACTCGAATGACGTCATTGCAAAGTAGATTGTTGTGAAATGACATGtgaattatttttcaataatgAACTACAGACATTCCTTGCTGTTGATTGTACACGGAACCTTTTACTGTGGAAAGAGAAAGCCTTCTGTGTCACAAACATAATGAGACACTGTGTCTTGCCTTTAATGCTagctggttaaaggcagtggacactattgataattactcaaaataattattagcataaaatcttacttggttacgagttatggggagaggttgatggtataaaacattgtaattttccacgaatttgatttctagacctatgatttagaatttgaggtctcgaaatcaagcttcgaaaacacacaactttgtgtgacaaggatgatttttctttcactgttttccCGCAatttcgatgatcgattgagctcaaagtttgttacttcatgcatatgttgagatacagcaagtgaaaaaactggtctttgacaattaccaataatgtccagtgtctttaatttataGGCTTATATCCTGGATAAAAGTGTTTTAATAATTTCGAAGTCGCGCTGCAGTCcggactgaagccttttattatgcatctgaaagcagacaaattttgtgcatgctgggttttttcttctttcattattctctcgcaatatCGATGACCATTTAAGTccacatttttacaggttggttatttttatgcatacaccaagtgacaatactcactggtctttgacaattattaccaatagtgtctagtgcctttaattgtaatataaaaaaagatTCCATGGGGACATCAGTGAGTGATGAAACCTCATTCCCAGTTCCATTAATCCACCTCTCATGAAACCTTCTCCGGGGATCATGTTCTACTATTAAAAAGCTTTTAGCAATGAATGTGTCCAACATGCCTTGAACATtgaatggaccgttccggctttcgactaagctccgcccaccgcacaCGTGAGCAAGAAACGTGTAcgaacactcccaatgacattctgcacgattccgtcgcgcgtgccaaatattcgcgcacgcatgaccgagtttgtccgaccacactcattgctgtgattggtcaaatgggtgaacgttACAACATGGCGGTGGcagggaaagggggggggggggggtagggtaaAACGTTGCATTGACATTGCCATCTATACctagagtgcgttttggcgacccaaaccaaaaactgtttcggttgttagtcgttggttctgctgttcagactgtgaacgataaccgagttgtgagctcggttacgttttggttatgacgtcagaaacagtttttggttggggtcgccaaaacgcattccttttttcaaatactcggtacgcgcaagttggaatgaggtgcatgctgcgAAAAAGGTCTCTGTAGTTTTCATCGCAATGCAATGACATGAGGTATCATGAGAGTTTTATTAAAGATATGCAGTACACATGCTCAACCTCTGCTCATGAGCATTATAttgtgtccttcggatgggacgtaaagacgTTGGTCCCCCGTGTTGTTTAACGCAAGAACCCAGCGCGAATCGTGTTCGGTTGCAGTGTGAACGTTTCAGGATGTAATTTGTTTtcgtgtttgttttgttttcattgagaACATTCAAGATAATTTTTGTATAAGGACTCATTAGTAAGAAAACAACACATTTGTATAAAAGATAAAAACAGATCATTCAAATCGCCAAAAAAAAATTACGGTCGGGTGCACCTGGCCTTCGGTGGAAACTCCACACAAATTAATGGCTATACGAActtcactattggtaattactcaaaataattgttatcatgaaacctttggtaacgagttatggggagaggtagatagtataaaacattgtgataaacggctccctctgaagtaacgtagttatcgagaaagaagtaattttccatgaatttgatctcgagacctcagattttgaatattttgaggtctcgaaatcaagcatctgaaagcacacaacttcgtgtgacaagtgtgtatttgtctttcattattatatcgcaacctcgacgaccgattgagctcaaattttcacaggttcaaaACATGGTAAGAaacgagaaaacaaaattggattCTTTCATCCGACCATAATGTATTAATGCGTAAGAGGGTGGgttaccaaattactgctggaAATTAGATAATCTTTCTCCCGCCTTCTTTAGTTCCAGGGGGCATCACAGCTGCATGAGATTCTGGCCCCTGGATAGTCTGTACCCTACCCTCGAGTTGTGTTGAAATATCGTGTACTTACTGGCTGTCATATTAGCCGATCAAGTGTCTTCTAAAGCAAATATGAACCTCATTTCCAGTTGAAGAGTATGTTATGAAAATAGATTAAGTGGCGCATCCCCATAGAACAGTGTTGGGCCATAGATGGAAGgttgctttaaaggcattggacattattggtaattactcaaataacaattattagcatacaaccttactttgtgacgagtaatggggagaggttgatagtataatacattgtgagaaacggctccctcataaGTGACGTAAATttatcgagaaagaattaatttccatcgaatttgatttcgatacctcagatttagaatttgtgtcccgaaatctagcatctgaaagcgccaaatgttcacaggtttgttatttaatgcatttgttgacatacagcaagtgagaagactggtctttgacaattaccaatagtgtacagtgtcttttaAAAGGGGAACTGAAATCTAAATCTCTACGGAAGAATTTCCGGGAGAGTTATGAATATTTCTCCCAGTTATTATTCTATTAACACCCATAAGATTGTTGTgtttcaaattattgttttccACGCAGTTTGGTTTGTCATTAGCAattaatgttattgttgttaaagTAATAATGAGCAAAAATCGTGAAGTAAGGAGTGACATAAAGAAGGAACGCATACACAATGTAAAATGTGAAgtataattttaatatttacgTCAGATAAACCGGTTCTAAACATCGGTGGAACAATTCATTGTTTGTGTCGGCTTTGCGTATGTTTGGTTAAGCCTGTAAAAACAGTTCACCCCATGCAGTAACCGAGTAATACAATCGTCTACAATTGCAGCCTGTTCTTCTTTTGAAAATTCCGCATAATACACATTTTCATTTCTTTGCTTACAAAAATATCATCTAACAAAACAAATCGACAATCTACCTACTTGGTAACTTACAATTACCTTGAGTACCGTTTGGACAGATAAAGTGCCAAATCATTTGTTGGTCCACAGTGATGCATCAAAAGAATCTTTTGTGAGCATTTGTATACATTACATAAGGGATActttgggacactaggtggcaacagacataccgggtaaacttccataatgggtgcgttcgtttagctttcccAGGTCGACctcggtgtgtggcgtttttttttttccaggacgaacgtatAGATAATACCAACGTTCGtcatagaaagaaaaaaccgccacacaccgggggtCGACcgagggaagctaaacgaacgcacccattattccTTTTTCCtgcccattgcgcaagcgctaactggtgaataaggtgcatgctggtctagctagggatcaaacttgagtgctagctagaccagcatgcacctcgttccacgcctaatgcgtgcgtaccgagtatttgcgataaggttttgggtgcgttcgtttagcttccctgggtctaccccgcggtgctcactcgggcgagcccctgacaagagctaaacgaacgatcactcaccgctgtcgcattgacgtcatgcacctggggccagcccccaagtgacccactccacaagcagggcactgggggctgactcaggtgagcccctggaatgacgtcagagctattcgaacgcaccgggggcagaccggggtcgacccagggaagctaaacgaacgcacccttattGTTGTTCGATAAGCTTCtctgtgtcgaccccgcagtgcttactcgggtgagcccctgacaagagctgatcgaacgatcacactcgccctctcgtggtgacggcatgcacctcaggtccaagtgcccactccacaagcagggcactgggggttGACCCGGATGacccccgtcaaagctattcgaacaccgggcggggcagaccggggtcgacccagggaagctaaacggacGCACCCTGTGTTTATACGTATTTCTGAACATGCGTACCATCGAAAACAAGGGTTtattgtgggtgcgttcgattagcttccacGGGTCGACCCCGATATGCCCCGGTaagttcgaatagctttgacgtcattccaggggcgtACCTTTTCGAGAACAAGTCTGCTCCCACGTAGCGTCCAAAACATCCCCCATTGATTTTATCCATGTCCATCAATGAATACACTTTTCTTAAATTATAAAAAGATGATAAATATAATGATACAACTACGGTGGAGCTCTTTATAAGTGTTCACCATTATAatatatattataaatattagaATTAACATCATTTAAATATTAAGTCAGTATTAAAATTACCAAAGtcaattattttttatgttttttttttcctttttacatTCAGAATTTCAGAAGTTTACCAATATCGTTTTACACGGTTATTAACACAATTTGGTATGGGTTAGGGTTTAGGTGTAGACATTCATGtatgtttattcatattatgcgctatatttgttattattattatattcaaaCTGATGGGGACAATATCAAACGGGACAAAAGAGTGGCCatagcccttttttttttttttagattttgcGGGCACAAAGCTATGAcacaggtgtggcggtttcaactttccgccgtgttcagttttccgaatgaccaaatacggtaacattacgtcatgcgacgcctgcgcacagcaagcgaaagaaGTCAATTGTTATATGGTTTACTGAGTCCCGAAAAATTGAACACGGCGGacgactgaaaccgccacacctggtgcgtttgtttagcttccctgggtcctggactgcccccggtgcgtttgaatagctttgacgtcattccaggagctcacccgggtcagcccccagtgcttgtggagtgggtcacttggagGCTGTCCCCCaagtgcatgacgtcaccacgagagctCAGGGGCTCACCGGAGTAAGCACCTCGGGGtagacccaggaaagctaaaccAACGCATGCACCCACTATTATATTAGGTTTGGGTGAACTTGTCTGAAGTGCAATCCTacagtgtccaccatacctcgaAAAGGCTTATGTTCCCATCCGTTGGAAAGTAAGTACAACAAGAATGGGAGCAGGTTCCAAAATGTTTTTAGTGCTAATACAGAAGGACAACTCGTCACGGAACAATGCTACAACACGAGGGTTTCTTTGCGCTACTGGATATAGAAAAGGGAACAAAATAACATCAATGGTAATAACCCGTATTTGCCATTCGGGTTCTCAGTTGGAAAGTAAGTACAAAAGAATGGGAGCAGGTTCCAAAAAGTTTAAGTGCTCACTAATACAGAGACGAAGGACAACTCATTTCGGATACTTTTTGTCATGGAACACTGCTACAACACGAGGTTTTCCTTGTGCTACCGGTGTACCCCACAGAGGATATAGAAAAGGGAACAAAAAACCATCAATAGTAATAACCCGTAACTGCCATTTGTGTTGGTAAGTATATAAAGACCGGAGACCTATAACAAGAGAAAACAATGgggtataaattattttgtttaacacaATAAAGAGTAAAATTGCATTAACCCAAACTGCCATTTGGTGTGGGTAAGTATACACATATACAAATAGGACAATGGGGTCTTAGTTTGTTAAATACAAAGAACATAATTATTGGAAATAACCCGTAACTGCCATTTTTGATAGGTATatacattcaaaccggggacctacaTCAAAAGTTGACAATGGGGTATCTTGTTTGGGAAAGGTTCCCATTTGGGTGTACAGAGCCGAAAGAAGCTGCTGCAAAACAGTTGCAGTATACAAATAAAAGAGGGACAGTAGGATGTCCAAGGTTGCAGGTGTTCACACACTTGTGTAACGCTATGCGGGGTCTTTCTTTACAATGCTACAAATGGACCCCAGAAgggaattatttgtttaaactgGACCCTACAGGGGCATTCTTTAGAAGAGGGAATATTAGAATAACACAGGCAGGACCCCACAACACAAACCGGATCCTTGCTTCGCTTTCGTGGTTGAAAACCGACGGGaatatcatttaaaaacaatttttaaaagggAGACAACAAAGACGATGATCCTTGATTTGTACGACCTTACTCGCATCAACTTACGGGGCTCTATACACAGggggtaattactccaaaatgGTTCATGTTCTAGTGCTACCCAAAAGAGGACCTGAACACTGCCGTAGATAGGGGCATTTGTTGTCGTGGAGGGAGTAAGCACCGTGCACGGATCAATCTAGCCACTGCTAAGTCATTTACACAGTTAAGGAACACattcattaaaggaacgttacagaattggtacgaaacaaaaattgtgaagatcacaaatttacataaaacttacacggtctaataatgatgatagtagaaaacatcctttgaaatatttctgtctgaaatttaatATTAGATTAGGAACAAATAGTCTAattttcgcgtttggagtttatcgctcagggagcgttttactcattttttattttagcatCGATGCAgttcaaaatttgtaatcgattttttactattctctcgtgatCCAGATGgcaaatcgatctcaaacttctacaggtttgtcagtttatattaTGGTGGATGATATAAAGTGCTTATCCTGCTGCCAGCAACCTTTTTgcaagcaaaaccaattctgtaatgtttctttattgATCTTAGCTCATAGTTTTCGGTCACAAAATTAAAAGTGGTGAAAATCGTAAGAAATTCTAAACACTatatttaacaaattaattacatTATGAAGTTGTTTAGGCAAGTTTACATTGTACAATATCAAACAAGTTGTTCTTAcgccaactaaaaaaaaaaaccttacgcAGCAACAGACATACTAGTGGATAAATGATGAAAGAATTGTTCAAGTAGAGATGAAAGCTGACAGAAAACGGCTGATGACCATGCATGACAGAAGGCTTAGGGTGCTTATACCCATAATCGATGAAACTATAAGTAAGAAAAAGATagttaaaacacatttttagtgggtttttttttatagcaaaaataaacatttgacAGAGGAATAAACCGACTTTGTATTCCTTATTAACTATTTTACAAACTGTTTGTTGTTGAAGCTTGCAATATAACATCGGTTTCAGTTGCAATTATTGGATTGGTAATGGACTATATGAATAAGAAAAATACTTTCGTGATGGTaatcaaacaataatattaGATCGTCATCAATTTTTGTGCAAGGAGCCCGAGGTCGGACACTGTTGCCAAAAATATAGCAATGTGTAATATTAAATTTGTGTACATGAATAACTAAAAAGTAGTCTGCATCATAAACAAATctgcaacaaataattaaatgcatttcaacattttctggGATATACAAAATAGAAACACAAGATGGTACCTATTTGTTTTTGGCAACGTGTCCTTCCATGATGTTTACttacagacactattggtaattacttaaaatatttattagcataaaaccttacttggtaacgagtaatggggcgaggttggtagtataacacattgtgagaaacggccgatctctgaagtggagtagttttcgagaaacaagtaattttccacgaatttgatttcgagacctcaagttcagaagTTGAGGTCCCGAGAAGTTGAGGTCCCGAGAAGTTGAGGTCCCAAGCATcagaaagcgcacaacttcgtgtggcaagggtgttatctcgcaactccaatgaccaatattgagctcaaattttcagaggtttgttattttatgcatatattgagatacagcaagttagaagactggtctttgacaattaccaatagtgtcaaaatGTCTTTAACGAAAAGCTGAAAGTGTTACTAACCGTTTCCGTTATCTGTTGTATGTTTTTGCGTCACGTCAACAGAAGGCGCTGCAGAAAGAAAAATGTTAACATGAAAAACTAACAAAAGATATATTTTAAATACACCCATGACGGTCTTGTAAAAtcctatttttttgtatttgtatattgtgtttgtatataaacaaataatgattgatttgatttgagttACAAGTATtgtaaaaaatatgaaaaattgggttttgttttattaaacacAATTATCGATAATGTCGTGGACAGGCAACAGCACCTAAGTCTTGGTCTACACTGACGTGATgaaccaacagagggcgcacttttaGTTCCTTGGTCTCGTACTTATCGTGGCTGACAACTATCCGCCGTATAGTAACACTGAAGCTAATAATCTAACCATGGATAGTGGCGCCCTCGTTTGTTGGAATTTGCTAATCGAAATTaatttaccagccaaactaccatgtcacatatacAATGTGTGACCGTTTCCCTGCTAATTTCTACTGCTTAAACAGCActaataaaattgggccctgataagCAGCACtgatgacattgggccctgatgaaCGCTTACCTTGAGTGTGGGACATTCCATCCGTCAATGGGGGTAAATGGTTAGTCTGTCCTGGGGGTGGGAGGTCGTTGTTCTGTGGGAATGGTGCCGAATCGTCGCTGGCATCCCTCTTCATTAAGTgcaactttcctttttttttttaaacggttcAAAAAACAGAACACGAAGCAATTAAAATTTGAGTTCCAAACCATGCACACAAAGGAATGCCCGGAGTAAGGGTACCACAGCCACCACAGTGTGTTATTTGTGTGTtattaaaggcggtggacactattggggggggggggggggtaattgtcaaatagccttcacagttggtgtatctcaacatatgcataaaaataacaaacctgtgaaaatttgagctcaatcggtcatcgaacttgcgagataataatgaaaggaaaaaacacccttgtcacacaaagttgtgtacgtttagatggttgatttcgagaccccaagttctaaatctgagatctcgaaatcaaattcgtttctcacaatgttttataccatcatcttctccccattactcgtcaccaagaaaggttttatgataatatttttttttcagcaattaccagtagtgtccactgcctttaaaagtattttaCACTAGACCATTTTCTATGACGATACAAAGAATAAACAAAGCGCAAACGATCAGTTTACCTTTAGTAAACGAATCGTCATTCGACGTAAGAGGTTGTATAAAAAAGGAAGGTCAATGTTCTGATGAAAAGCGCCCCCATCGCCGACAGTGTCTGCATTTTAACAGGCCGTCATTTTTACTAGATGCTGCCACCTCGTGGCGAGAATTTGCCAGATTTAATTGACGTAGCTTTGGCTGCTCTTTGTTTTCTATgacaccaggggtggatttcacaaaggtagtcctaacttaggactagtcctaggcaattctaagagataggaccagtaactcatcctaactaaggactggtcctatctcttagcattgcctaggactcgtcctaaattaggactacctttgtgaaatccaccccttgaCATTTTGAGATAAGAACAAAATCCAGGGAGAAGCAGTAAAGAGATTGACAACTTAGTGAGCCGCATACCGCCCGTGGGTGTTCAAACTTGTTGGTCTCTTATGTACACGGACACGTATCATTAATCAATTGGGATTAGTATTCACGTGATTAAGTGATTTTCCAAGCAAATAATTTTAAGCGTCGCTTGTGCAATCCAATAAACAACCAGCCCATTCGTGCATTCAACGCAATAACACTTAGCCCACACACTAAACTTTAACTAGttccctttttgtttttaaactctgACCAAAATCCCCCATTGATTCATATTTGAGTGACTTAATGTAACGCCAGCTTTGCCTCAGCAGAATTTAAGCTCCTTTGATATGGTCTCGTCGACAGATTAATTGTTTCGAAGCAataatttaatacaaaaaaagtcAAGATATTTGGGTACATGTAATTCtgttttgcccccccccccccaaataaagaACAAgttaatatacaaaataacttCGACCTACTGACTGCGGAATGATGAGGCAGGTAGTGGAGGGGTTTAAATAAGGATTTCTGTAGGtcgtttttgaaatgaaatatttatgaTCTATATGAGTTCAAATAATTTTCTACCCGTCAAAGCAGCTTTCAAACCCGTAAATCACCCCTTATGTAGAGTGggcaaaaatatataaatgaaTATGACTCCCAGGTCATTACGTCTCGGTGAAATTGCTATAACTCAGTTGAAGAATGATTAAATTGTATTGTATCTCTCTTGATTAcaactaacaaacaaaatcatccaTTATATACAACCCAGAACAAAAATCGTTGACAAAGAAAATCTATCTTTGAAAAGATTGTATAACAATACTCAttgtgtaggatttgaaactttgcatggtggaaatacgatatagaaaggtttgcggcaacaccgtgtaatgactatctctgatgagttggggtggttctgaaaagaactgttggtttaactcgacgtttcgatcagtatgctctgatcgtcttctggagaaaaatatatatatttataccataatattcattaaaaaagaaTAGCAATAAGATAGAACTTAAAAAACCAACATAAAAGTATATCTTTAATATGGCATTCGACATTCTCTGTTAT is part of the Asterias rubens chromosome 4, eAstRub1.3, whole genome shotgun sequence genome and harbors:
- the LOC117289712 gene encoding uncharacterized protein LOC117289712, whose amino-acid sequence is MISLPSSGSLFTTVSTVTTMELYLIGSLLLITLTGIESAVNSPGKLHLMKRDASDDSAPFPQNNDLPPPGQTNHLPPLTDGMSHTQAPSVDVTQKHTTDNGNVSSIMGISTLSLLSCMVISRFLSAFIST